In one Candidatus Planktophila vernalis genomic region, the following are encoded:
- the secA gene encoding preprotein translocase subunit SecA gives MPAFFDKLMRAGEGRILRELSKIVVVVNEHEARIVAMSDSELRQQTELFKDRFSKGETLDDLMPEAFAVVREAAKRTLGQRHYDVQIMGGAALHKGNIAEMRTGEGKTLVATLPSYLNALAGRGVHVVTTNDYLAERDSEWMGRIHRFLGLKVGVILANMTPAERREAYLADITYGTNNEFGFDYLRDNMAWSLEECVQRDHFFAVVDEVDSILIDEARTPLIISGPADKATKWYVEFANLVGKLQRDAHYEIDEKKRTIGILEDGVTKVEELLQIGNLYEAANTPMIGYLNNAVRAKELFKRDKDYVVMNGELLIVDEHTGRMLAGRRYSEGLHQALEAKERIEIKDENQTLATITLQNYFRLYDKLSGMTGTAMTEASEFHQIYKLGVVPIPTNRSMVRIDQPDLVYKTEAGKFIAVTADIVEKHRKGQPVLVGTVSVEKSEELSSFLRKAGVPHEVLNAKHHEREAAIIARAGVKGAVTVATNMAGRGTDIMLGGNPEFMADFELQRRGISPVDDAEQYEKAWPEEITRQKAAVAVGHEEVIALGGLYVLGTERHESRRIDNQLRGRSGRQGDPGESRFYLSLQDELMRRFNSGMVERFLTAAGIPEDAPIESKMVSNAIRSAQTQVESQNFEMRKNVLKYDDVMNRQRQVVYGERRMVLEGADIEDQVATFVSDTLTAYVSMATSEGYSEDWDLDTLWNALKTIYPISFTIDELIARVGSRAGLDEEFLIATVIEDCKAAYAKREESLGSEAMRELERKVLLSVLDRKWREHLYEMDYLQEGIGLRAMAQRDPLVEYQREGFDLFSAMMDAIKEEIAGFLFNIEVTVEASGKEVSGAGLEAKPLSSSGLQYTAADESGVKTTGDVSRNAQCPCGSGKKYKRCHGAA, from the coding sequence ATGCCAGCGTTTTTTGACAAGCTTATGCGTGCAGGCGAAGGTCGCATCCTTCGTGAACTGAGCAAGATTGTTGTTGTCGTTAATGAACATGAAGCTCGCATCGTTGCAATGTCTGATTCAGAGCTTCGTCAACAAACAGAACTATTCAAAGATCGCTTTTCAAAAGGCGAGACATTAGATGATTTGATGCCAGAGGCTTTCGCTGTAGTGCGCGAAGCAGCTAAGCGAACTTTGGGACAGCGTCATTATGACGTTCAGATTATGGGTGGAGCCGCGCTGCATAAAGGCAATATCGCCGAAATGCGTACTGGTGAAGGTAAGACTTTAGTTGCAACCCTGCCATCTTATTTAAATGCTTTAGCTGGTCGTGGAGTCCACGTTGTTACTACAAATGATTATTTAGCAGAGCGCGACAGTGAGTGGATGGGCCGTATTCACCGCTTCCTCGGTTTAAAGGTTGGCGTGATTTTGGCCAACATGACTCCAGCAGAGCGTCGCGAGGCATACCTTGCTGACATTACATATGGCACAAATAATGAATTTGGTTTTGATTACTTGCGCGACAACATGGCATGGTCGCTAGAAGAGTGCGTGCAGCGCGATCATTTCTTCGCTGTAGTTGACGAAGTTGACTCTATTTTAATTGATGAAGCACGTACGCCATTAATCATTAGTGGACCTGCCGATAAAGCAACCAAGTGGTATGTGGAATTTGCAAACCTTGTCGGTAAATTACAGCGCGATGCTCACTATGAAATTGATGAGAAGAAGCGCACAATCGGAATTCTTGAAGATGGCGTGACAAAGGTTGAAGAGCTTCTACAAATTGGAAACCTCTATGAGGCTGCAAATACGCCGATGATTGGTTACCTCAATAATGCAGTGCGTGCGAAGGAGCTCTTTAAGCGCGATAAGGATTATGTTGTCATGAATGGTGAACTGCTTATCGTTGATGAGCACACCGGTCGTATGCTCGCTGGTCGTCGTTATAGCGAGGGTCTACACCAGGCTCTAGAGGCAAAAGAGCGCATTGAAATTAAGGATGAGAACCAAACTCTTGCAACAATTACGTTGCAAAACTATTTCCGCCTTTACGACAAACTCTCAGGCATGACTGGTACAGCGATGACAGAGGCTTCAGAATTTCATCAGATTTACAAGCTAGGTGTTGTTCCAATTCCAACAAACCGAAGCATGGTCCGTATAGATCAACCTGATCTTGTCTATAAAACAGAAGCCGGCAAGTTCATTGCTGTAACTGCAGATATTGTTGAAAAGCACCGTAAAGGTCAACCAGTTCTAGTTGGCACAGTCAGCGTTGAAAAATCAGAAGAGCTTTCTAGTTTCTTGCGCAAAGCAGGAGTTCCACATGAAGTTCTAAACGCCAAGCACCACGAGCGCGAAGCAGCAATCATTGCTCGCGCAGGTGTTAAAGGCGCAGTAACTGTTGCCACAAATATGGCTGGTCGCGGTACCGACATCATGCTTGGCGGAAACCCTGAGTTCATGGCAGATTTTGAATTACAGCGCCGTGGAATTTCACCTGTAGATGATGCAGAGCAATATGAAAAAGCTTGGCCAGAGGAAATCACTCGCCAAAAGGCAGCGGTTGCAGTTGGTCATGAAGAAGTAATTGCACTCGGTGGTCTTTATGTTTTAGGAACCGAGCGACATGAATCTCGACGCATCGATAATCAGTTGCGTGGTCGTTCTGGTCGCCAAGGAGATCCTGGTGAGTCACGTTTCTATCTTTCACTTCAAGATGAGTTAATGCGTCGATTTAACTCAGGAATGGTTGAGCGTTTCTTAACAGCTGCAGGCATTCCAGAAGATGCTCCGATTGAATCCAAAATGGTCAGTAATGCAATTCGCTCAGCACAAACTCAAGTTGAGTCTCAGAACTTTGAAATGCGCAAAAATGTTTTGAAGTATGACGATGTAATGAATCGCCAGCGCCAAGTGGTTTATGGTGAGCGTCGAATGGTTCTAGAAGGTGCTGATATTGAGGATCAGGTAGCCACTTTTGTTAGTGACACGCTTACTGCCTATGTCAGCATGGCCACCTCTGAAGGTTATTCAGAGGATTGGGATCTAGATACCTTATGGAATGCACTTAAGACTATTTATCCAATCTCATTTACTATCGATGAGCTTATTGCTCGTGTTGGTTCACGAGCTGGACTTGATGAAGAGTTCTTAATAGCTACAGTTATTGAAGATTGCAAAGCAGCTTATGCAAAGCGCGAAGAGTCACTGGGCTCAGAGGCTATGCGCGAACTTGAGCGCAAAGTCTTGCTCTCAGTTCTAGATCGTAAATGGCGTGAACATCTCTATGAGATGGACTATTTGCAAGAAGGAATTGGCTTGCGTGCGATGGCCCAGCGTGATCCACTCGTAGAGTATCAACGCGAAGGTTTTGATTTGTTCTCAGCAATGATGGATGCAATCAAAGAAGAGATTGCAGGATTCCTATTCAATATCGAGGTGACTGTTGAGGCGTCAGGCAAAGAAGTAAGTGGTGCAGGTCTTGAAGCTAAGCCACTTTCTTCTAGCGGTCTGCAATACACGGCAGCAGATGAGTCTGGCGTGAAAACTACTGGGGATGTTTCGCGTAATGCACAATGCCCATGTGGTTCAGG
- a CDS encoding ComF family protein has product MQVFSELSQLLFPTRCYGCNAIGISICSNCRREWHPHYYLTHIGGLRVNSAVLYSPTASKIILAAKERGLKGADELIIDAIVHVLSRANFDKYNVRLVPIPSSAINRRRRGRSFIPDICDEISERTSIPVIPALRILRKVKDQSTLSAPARTKNMHGAFGIAQKIYPRGDLILIDDVVTTGATVCEAARALNSHGFAVLGSVTACVAQPLR; this is encoded by the coding sequence ATGCAGGTTTTTTCAGAACTGAGTCAACTCCTATTTCCTACTCGCTGCTATGGCTGTAATGCAATTGGAATCTCTATTTGCTCTAACTGCAGAAGAGAATGGCATCCTCATTACTACCTCACCCATATTGGCGGATTGCGAGTTAATTCGGCGGTCCTGTATTCACCAACTGCTAGCAAGATAATTCTGGCCGCTAAAGAACGTGGATTAAAGGGAGCAGATGAATTAATCATCGATGCGATTGTTCACGTACTGAGCAGGGCAAATTTTGATAAATACAATGTTCGCCTCGTGCCGATTCCATCGTCGGCGATAAACAGGCGAAGAAGGGGTAGAAGTTTTATTCCCGATATTTGTGATGAAATTTCTGAGAGAACTTCCATCCCTGTAATTCCAGCGTTAAGAATTCTTCGAAAAGTAAAAGATCAAAGCACGCTTAGTGCACCGGCAAGGACTAAAAATATGCATGGCGCATTTGGAATAGCGCAGAAGATTTATCCTCGGGGTGACTTAATTCTCATTGATGATGTAGTCACCACAGGAGCCACCGTCTGCGAGGCGGCCAGAGCCCTGAATTCACATGGATTTGCCGTCTTGGGCTCGGTTACCGCTTGTGTGGCTCAGCCTCTAAGATAG
- the mtrB gene encoding MtrAB system histidine kinase MtrB translates to MNRIFLRLRNSLATRVIISTVLLSLGVIYLTGSALNSQLATGIKKVNLESSRIEARSTIFSAEYRFLLAEGEKEEAVFKVINDIISSATSLTTNENAREVVFIRSPGNTRIQNYEITSNQVDPTSIPERLSKLVRKNADLVSSNITIQYTGGLRIPGLAFGQKVQIPGAGQYEMYMLFSLANQNATLDLIQRLLALTGLALVLLISLIVWLVVRQVVRPVREAAAIAIEFTSGDFRQRMKVVSQDEIATLGTAFNEMAESLEKQIARLENLSRVQQRFVSDVSHELRTPLTTLRMASEVINASRDGFDPVVARSTELLVAQLDRFERLLEDLLEVSRFDAEVAVIEAVDFDIVLLANRCAQDLGLVAKEKSTDLRIYSIAESITVKADIRRVERILRNLFSNAIDHAEEKPVAITIVASEHDVAVGVRDHGIGLDENALTRVFDRFWRADPSRARTRGGTGLGLSIALEDARLHNGELEAWGRPGKGAHFVLTLPRQTRQGIESRLIKLIPDDVQA, encoded by the coding sequence ATGAACCGTATTTTCTTACGCCTTCGTAATTCTCTTGCAACGAGAGTCATTATTTCGACAGTTCTGCTTTCCTTAGGCGTTATCTATTTAACGGGATCAGCGCTCAACTCGCAGTTAGCTACAGGTATCAAGAAGGTAAACCTAGAATCATCACGCATTGAAGCGCGCTCAACGATATTTTCAGCTGAATACCGATTTTTGTTGGCAGAAGGTGAAAAAGAGGAAGCTGTATTTAAGGTTATCAACGACATCATTAGTTCAGCCACTTCACTGACAACAAATGAAAATGCTAGGGAAGTTGTTTTCATTCGAAGCCCTGGCAATACTCGAATTCAAAACTACGAGATAACTTCTAATCAAGTTGACCCAACATCAATTCCAGAGAGATTGAGTAAGCTTGTGCGTAAGAATGCAGATTTAGTCTCTTCAAATATCACTATCCAATACACAGGCGGATTAAGAATTCCTGGATTGGCTTTTGGTCAAAAAGTACAGATCCCTGGTGCTGGTCAGTATGAAATGTACATGCTCTTTTCTCTTGCAAACCAAAATGCAACGTTAGATCTTATTCAACGGCTTTTGGCTCTAACAGGTCTAGCTCTAGTTCTCTTAATTTCTTTGATTGTTTGGCTGGTGGTGCGCCAAGTTGTTCGACCGGTGCGAGAAGCTGCAGCGATTGCAATTGAGTTCACATCTGGAGATTTCCGCCAGCGGATGAAGGTGGTGTCACAAGATGAAATTGCCACTTTGGGAACGGCATTTAATGAGATGGCAGAGTCTTTGGAGAAACAAATTGCACGTCTAGAAAACCTTTCTCGAGTTCAGCAACGTTTTGTTTCAGATGTTTCCCACGAACTTCGCACACCACTGACTACTCTTCGTATGGCCTCTGAAGTAATTAACGCATCTCGCGATGGTTTTGATCCAGTCGTAGCTAGAAGTACAGAACTTCTAGTGGCACAACTAGATCGATTTGAACGATTACTGGAGGATTTACTGGAAGTAAGTCGCTTTGATGCCGAAGTTGCTGTCATCGAAGCTGTTGATTTCGACATTGTTTTATTAGCAAATCGATGTGCGCAAGATTTGGGCTTAGTGGCAAAGGAAAAATCTACAGATCTTCGTATTTATAGCATCGCTGAGAGCATCACTGTGAAAGCCGATATTCGACGAGTTGAGCGCATTTTGCGCAATTTGTTCTCTAATGCCATTGATCATGCCGAGGAGAAGCCGGTTGCAATCACAATTGTGGCAAGTGAGCATGATGTGGCAGTTGGTGTGAGGGACCATGGAATTGGTTTGGATGAAAATGCCCTTACCCGAGTCTTTGATCGATTCTGGCGCGCTGATCCCTCGCGAGCACGAACACGTGGAGGCACTGGCTTAGGGCTTTCAATCGCACTAGAAGATGCCCGTTTACATAATGGAGAGCTTGAGGCTTGGGGAAGACCTGGCAAAGGAGCTCACTTTGTTTTAACACTGCCTCGTCAAACTAGACAAGGAATTGAATCAAGATTGATTAAGTTAATTCCAGATGATGTTCAAGCCTAG
- the mtrA gene encoding MtrAB system response regulator MtrA, producing MTLVMVVDDDQDLAEMLGIVLTGAGIDVDLVSRGDEVLDVFRNNPPDLVLLDVMLPGLDGIEVCKLIRAESMVPIIMLTAKGDSHDVVRGLEAGADDYMVKPFRHPSELIARIRTRLRRTNVDISGLLTIGDLAIDVQAHQVLRAGKQISLTRLEFDLLVALAKEPGRVFTRDALLSEVWGYRHSTDTRLVNVHVQRLRSKIEHDPERPEIVVTVRGVGYKAGVMGGS from the coding sequence ATGACATTGGTTATGGTCGTCGATGACGACCAGGACCTTGCCGAAATGCTCGGCATTGTTTTAACCGGTGCAGGTATTGATGTAGACCTCGTAAGTCGCGGGGATGAAGTTCTAGATGTATTTCGTAACAATCCACCAGATTTAGTTCTGTTGGATGTTATGTTGCCTGGACTTGATGGAATTGAAGTTTGTAAATTAATTCGTGCTGAATCAATGGTTCCAATCATTATGTTGACGGCTAAAGGTGATTCCCATGATGTTGTTCGAGGCCTTGAAGCCGGCGCAGATGACTACATGGTTAAACCCTTTAGACACCCTTCTGAGTTAATTGCCCGAATCCGCACACGTTTGCGTCGAACAAATGTTGATATCTCAGGTTTGTTAACTATTGGTGATTTAGCAATTGATGTTCAAGCACACCAAGTTTTGCGAGCAGGCAAACAGATTTCATTAACTCGCTTGGAATTTGATTTATTGGTAGCTCTTGCTAAAGAGCCAGGCCGTGTGTTTACCCGTGATGCATTGCTCAGTGAAGTATGGGGATATCGCCATTCCACTGATACGCGCCTGGTCAATGTCCACGTTCAACGCCTGCGCTCAAAGATTGAACATGATCCAGAGAGACCAGAAATTGTGGTGACTGTGCGTGGAGTTGGTTACAAAGCTGGAGTGATGGGCGGTTCCTAA
- the ahcY gene encoding adenosylhomocysteinase, whose product MNVPVTSTLPKHDIADASLAAQGRMRIEWAERNMPVLSQIRARFEKSQPFAGVRISACMHVTTETAVLMRVLKAGGADIALCASNPLSTQDDTAAALVHEYGISVFARNAVDRDGYYKHINASLDIEPHQVFDDGCDLVNTLHTTRKELIPNIAGGCEETTTGVIRLNQMAKDGALQFPMIAVNDTDTKHMFDNRYGTGQSTLDAVFRATNFLLAGRILVVAGFGYCGKGVAERAKGMGADVIITEIDPTKALDAMMQGFRVMPMADAAKLGDVFITVTGNRDVLRDEHFAVMKDGAIMANSGHFDIEIDVAWLEQHAAKKNAKMRHQTDEYVMADGRRLLLIAEGRLVNLGAAEGHPASVMDMSFSDQALTAEYLVKEAKNLKPGVHNVPTYIDKEVASLKLKSMGGLIDTLTPAQDMYLNSWEHGS is encoded by the coding sequence GTGAACGTACCTGTAACTTCTACTCTTCCAAAGCACGATATTGCAGATGCATCTCTTGCTGCACAAGGACGCATGCGCATTGAATGGGCAGAGCGCAATATGCCTGTTCTTTCTCAAATCCGTGCACGTTTTGAAAAGTCACAACCTTTTGCCGGTGTTCGCATCTCTGCATGTATGCACGTAACAACTGAGACAGCTGTCTTGATGCGCGTGCTAAAAGCTGGCGGCGCTGATATCGCTCTCTGTGCATCAAATCCACTTTCAACTCAAGATGACACTGCAGCAGCTTTGGTCCATGAGTACGGAATCTCAGTTTTTGCTCGCAACGCTGTTGATCGTGATGGCTACTACAAGCACATCAATGCTTCTCTTGATATCGAACCACACCAAGTTTTCGATGATGGTTGCGACCTCGTCAACACTCTTCACACAACACGTAAAGAGTTAATTCCAAATATTGCTGGTGGCTGCGAAGAAACCACAACAGGAGTTATCCGTCTGAACCAGATGGCAAAAGATGGAGCACTTCAGTTCCCAATGATTGCTGTGAATGACACAGACACAAAGCACATGTTTGATAACCGTTATGGAACAGGTCAATCAACTCTGGATGCAGTATTTCGCGCAACTAACTTCCTTCTAGCAGGACGCATTCTTGTTGTTGCTGGATTTGGTTACTGCGGTAAGGGTGTTGCAGAGCGCGCCAAGGGAATGGGCGCTGACGTAATCATTACTGAAATCGATCCAACTAAGGCATTAGATGCAATGATGCAGGGCTTCCGCGTTATGCCAATGGCAGATGCGGCAAAGCTTGGCGATGTTTTCATTACTGTTACAGGCAACCGCGATGTATTGCGCGATGAGCACTTTGCAGTAATGAAGGATGGCGCAATTATGGCTAACTCAGGCCACTTTGATATTGAAATCGACGTTGCTTGGCTAGAACAGCATGCAGCGAAAAAGAATGCAAAGATGCGCCACCAAACTGATGAATATGTAATGGCTGATGGTCGCCGTTTACTTCTCATCGCAGAGGGTCGCCTTGTTAACTTAGGCGCAGCAGAGGGTCACCCAGCATCAGTTATGGATATGTCATTTTCTGATCAAGCTTTAACTGCTGAATACCTTGTTAAGGAAGCTAAGAACTTGAAGCCAGGCGTTCACAACGTTCCTACATATATCGATAAGGAAGTTGCTAGCTTGAAGTTGAAGAGCATGGGCGGTCTCATTGACACACTTACTCCAGCACAAGATATGTACTTGAACTCTTGGGAGCACGGTAGCTAA
- a CDS encoding phosphomannomutase/phosphoglucomutase has product MSQEIANIFKAYDIRGLVDEEITPDFTFATGVAFAHFLQQQREPGTVVIGEDMRPSSIPLADAFSAGVTSLGMDVIRIGLASTDMLYFASGKLGLPGAMFTASHNPAEYNGIKLCLSQARPIGKESGLLTIENFVRKGSPLELRSVGVETQRNMLEEYVDHLLSLVDLSNIRPLKIVVDAGNGMAGHTAPAIFARLNCELIPMYFELDGTFPNHEANPIDEKNLRDLQKAVLEHGADLGLAFDGDADRCFLVDEKANAVNPSDLTSLIAQRELKKNPGAKIIYNLISSRAVLEVIEENGGVGLRSRVGHSYIKKMMAESKAIFGGEHSGHFYFDDFWRADSGALAALHAIAALGESDKSMSQILKPYQRYCLSGEINSKVADTAAATALVEATFSSMPGVTTDHLDGLTVNGDTWWFNLRPSNTEPLLRLNVEAREPERMNALRDEVLALIRG; this is encoded by the coding sequence ATGTCGCAAGAGATAGCAAATATTTTTAAAGCCTATGACATTCGAGGACTCGTTGATGAAGAGATAACTCCTGACTTCACTTTTGCTACAGGTGTTGCCTTTGCACACTTCCTACAACAGCAACGTGAACCAGGAACAGTTGTCATTGGTGAAGATATGCGACCATCCTCAATTCCACTTGCAGATGCATTCTCTGCTGGAGTCACTTCCTTAGGAATGGATGTCATTCGAATTGGTTTAGCGTCAACAGACATGTTGTATTTTGCTTCGGGCAAACTTGGTTTACCGGGTGCGATGTTTACCGCCAGCCATAACCCCGCTGAATACAACGGTATAAAACTCTGCTTAAGTCAGGCTCGCCCAATTGGTAAGGAATCTGGATTACTAACAATCGAGAACTTTGTTCGAAAAGGTTCTCCACTTGAGCTTCGATCAGTGGGGGTTGAAACACAACGGAACATGCTTGAAGAGTATGTGGATCACCTTTTAAGCCTTGTGGATCTCTCCAATATTCGTCCACTTAAAATCGTTGTGGACGCAGGAAATGGCATGGCTGGCCACACGGCTCCTGCCATATTTGCACGCCTTAACTGTGAATTAATCCCGATGTACTTTGAACTTGATGGAACTTTTCCAAATCATGAGGCAAATCCAATAGATGAAAAGAATTTGAGAGATCTTCAAAAGGCAGTTTTGGAACATGGAGCGGATTTGGGCTTAGCTTTTGATGGCGATGCTGATCGATGCTTTTTAGTTGATGAGAAAGCAAATGCAGTTAATCCATCCGACTTAACATCATTGATTGCACAGCGTGAGCTCAAGAAAAATCCTGGAGCGAAGATTATTTATAATTTAATCTCATCAAGGGCTGTATTAGAAGTCATTGAAGAAAATGGTGGCGTTGGACTTCGCTCTCGAGTTGGTCATTCTTATATTAAGAAAATGATGGCGGAGAGTAAAGCGATCTTTGGCGGAGAGCACTCAGGGCACTTTTACTTTGATGATTTCTGGAGAGCAGATTCTGGAGCACTTGCAGCACTTCATGCGATTGCAGCTTTGGGGGAGTCAGATAAATCGATGTCGCAGATTTTAAAGCCGTATCAGCGATATTGCCTTAGTGGTGAAATCAATTCAAAAGTTGCCGATACAGCTGCAGCAACTGCATTGGTGGAAGCCACATTTAGCTCAATGCCCGGGGTGACAACTGATCATCTTGATGGACTCACGGTTAATGGGGACACATGGTGGTTTAATCTGCGCCCCTCTAATACAGAGCCACTACTAAGACTTAACGTTGAGGCCAGGGAGCCAGAGCGTATGAACGCACTACGTGACGAGGTTCTCGCCCTTATTCGTGGCTAG
- a CDS encoding DUF3499 domain-containing protein, which translates to MKSPAQVGRACSRVGCRSVATMTLTYIYAESTAVVGPLATYSEPHAYDLCASHGERLKVPHGWNVIKQELTGNEPGPSDDDLMAIADAVREVAKRTEETPAESSEDDSHASIGRRGHLRAVPS; encoded by the coding sequence ATGAAGTCACCAGCACAGGTTGGACGCGCTTGCTCTCGCGTGGGCTGCCGTTCTGTTGCAACAATGACTCTTACATATATCTATGCTGAATCAACTGCTGTAGTTGGACCACTTGCTACGTATTCAGAACCACATGCTTACGATCTCTGTGCAAGTCATGGAGAGCGCTTGAAGGTTCCACATGGATGGAATGTGATTAAACAAGAGTTAACTGGAAATGAACCAGGTCCTTCAGATGATGACTTGATGGCTATTGCAGATGCAGTGCGTGAAGTTGCAAAGCGCACTGAAGAAACTCCTGCAGAATCAAGTGAAGATGATTCACATGCCTCCATCGGACGTCGAGGTCATTTACGAGCTGTTCCATCCTAA
- a CDS encoding DUF5719 family protein, with protein sequence MKFEKPFLFLSALIACFVIASGVTTVSKPSNFSESYPVVVCPPTLNGLTSQISISSRKTQYQRLENRSSKTVPFKALRFPVTKDSLVISAEGTTPLIWQSRTGSWAGGTLCSGPNAAAWFVGGTANVTSRGRLILINSGLSDSIVDVQSYTENAKQPIKSVNLKSKSYIQLSLDSLAPGDKSLAVQVTPRSGRVNAFMIDEQGAGLKALGGDFVNSYPTASKEVVIPAIPNQLPKAGQKASASHTLRILTPGDVNTTFTLEVLSADGKFIPVGMSSRSIEAGVVSEFSFEPKISASAFAVRVTSAEPIVASVSSSVTISRHKDFVWSTATPPLTPMSIAVTGLSPLITFAGESISVKVQAKLVNGKTVSASVKGSDIATWRVPANARSITIVSSSKGVFAGALIASTNGYGFIPIVNGSALTRVEVPNSNIRVLNP encoded by the coding sequence ATGAAATTCGAAAAGCCTTTTCTTTTCTTATCTGCACTTATTGCATGTTTCGTGATTGCATCAGGGGTAACGACAGTCTCGAAGCCAAGCAATTTCTCTGAAAGCTACCCAGTGGTGGTTTGTCCGCCAACGCTCAATGGTTTAACTTCACAGATATCTATCTCTTCACGTAAGACTCAATACCAACGATTGGAAAATCGAAGCAGTAAGACTGTGCCTTTTAAGGCACTTCGCTTTCCAGTAACCAAAGATTCCCTAGTTATTTCTGCTGAGGGAACCACTCCACTTATTTGGCAAAGTAGAACTGGAAGTTGGGCGGGTGGAACATTGTGTTCTGGTCCAAACGCTGCAGCATGGTTTGTTGGTGGTACGGCAAATGTCACAAGCCGCGGACGATTAATTCTCATAAATAGTGGATTGAGCGATTCCATTGTGGATGTTCAGAGTTATACCGAGAATGCGAAGCAACCCATTAAATCTGTGAATTTAAAGTCGAAGAGCTACATTCAACTCTCACTAGACTCACTTGCACCGGGGGATAAATCTTTGGCAGTTCAAGTGACTCCACGATCTGGTCGCGTAAATGCATTCATGATTGATGAACAAGGTGCTGGATTAAAGGCTCTCGGTGGTGATTTTGTAAACTCATATCCCACTGCATCTAAGGAAGTTGTAATCCCAGCGATTCCAAACCAGCTTCCTAAAGCGGGTCAAAAAGCTTCAGCCTCACATACGTTACGAATCCTTACACCAGGAGATGTCAACACAACATTTACATTAGAAGTTTTATCTGCTGATGGAAAGTTCATACCTGTCGGCATGAGCTCGCGTTCAATTGAAGCAGGAGTTGTCTCTGAGTTTTCCTTTGAGCCAAAAATCTCAGCTAGTGCCTTTGCGGTTCGAGTGACATCTGCAGAACCAATCGTCGCTTCAGTTTCCTCTTCTGTGACGATCAGTCGCCACAAGGACTTTGTTTGGAGCACGGCAACGCCACCCCTTACGCCAATGTCTATTGCTGTGACGGGACTATCACCACTCATCACATTTGCTGGAGAATCAATCTCTGTGAAAGTCCAAGCCAAATTAGTAAATGGTAAGACTGTGAGTGCATCAGTTAAAGGTAGCGATATTGCTACATGGCGCGTTCCTGCAAATGCCCGATCAATCACCATTGTTTCCAGCAGTAAAGGAGTCTTTGCCGGCGCACTCATAGCCTCAACTAATGGTTATGGATTTATCCCTATTGTGAACGGTAGCGCTCTGACCCGAGTGGAAGTTCCAAATTCAAACATTCGCGTTCTAAATCCCTAA